Proteins encoded together in one Triticum dicoccoides isolate Atlit2015 ecotype Zavitan chromosome 7B, WEW_v2.0, whole genome shotgun sequence window:
- the LOC119337010 gene encoding SPX domain-containing protein 1-like, translating into MKFGKSLSSQIVETLPEWRDKFLSYKDLKKRLKLIGIGADGEERQAKRARVSDPAGDGGDEAAAAAMTPEEADFMRLLEAELDKFNSFFVEKEEEYIIRQKELQDRVARAAGMESREELLRVHKEIVDFHGEMVLLENYSALNYTGLVKILKKYDKRTGALIRLPFIQNVLLQPFFTTDLLYKLVKECEAMLDQLLPSSKPSVYIEEGKEDGNTADQPLNPSSSLANSRCIPELDEIEFMESMYMKSTVAALRALKEIRSKSSTVSAFSLPPLQGNNAPEEQERWTKISVIEQAAK; encoded by the exons ATGAAGTTCGGCAAGAGCCTGAGCAGCCAGATCGTGGAGACGCTGCCGGAGTGGCGCGACAAGTTCCTGTCCTACAAGGACCTCAAGAAGCGGCTCAAGCTCATCGGCATCGGCGCCGACGGCGAGGAGCGGCAGGCCAAGCGGGCCCGCGTCTCGGACCCCGCcggggacggcggcgacgaggcggcggcggcggcgatgacgcCCGAGGAGGCGGACTTCATGCGGCTCCTGGAGGCCGAGCTCGACAAGTTCAATTCTTTCTTCGTCGAGAAGGAGGAGGAGTACATCATCCGCCAGAAG GAGTTGCAGGACAGGGTCGCCAGGGCGGCCGGGATGGAGTCCAGGGAGGAGCTGCTGCGTGTGCACAAGGAGATCGTCGACTTCCATGGCGAGATGGTGCTGCTTGAGAATTACAGCGCCCTCAACTACACCG GGCTGGTGAAGATTCTCAAGAAGTATGACAAGAGAACTGGGGCTCTTATCCGTCTGCCCTTCATCCAaaatgtgctgcttcagcctttctTCACCACTGACCTCCTGTACAAGCTTGTGAAGGAGTGCGAGGCCATGCTCGACCAGCTCCTGCCATCAAGCAAACCATCTGTATATattgaagagggaaaggaagatggCAACACTGCGGACCAGCCTCTGAACCCCAGTTCTTCCTTGGCTAACAGCAGATGTATTCCGGAGCTTGATGAGATTGAGTTCATGGAGAGCATGTACATGAAGAGTACGGTCGCCGCGCTTAGGGCTCTGAAAGAGATCCGAAGCAAAAGCTCGACAGTCAGTGCTTTCTCGTTGCCACCTCTTCAGGGAAACAATGCACCCGAAGAGCAGGAAAGGTGGACGAAGATATCTGTGATCGAGCAGGCTGCCaaatga
- the LOC119336541 gene encoding DNA-directed RNA polymerase III subunit RPC6-like codes for MPPRKRPLEPSSGMPAQPDVKPAISPASKSTDAPAPTSTPDVQPPAAILNNLKGPEREVYERIFAAGNKGMSSQDLRYVLKLTAPTLNKLTRALVQRGILKEVTDVRPRGKKVFMDFSMEPSPEITGGTWYHNGQLDTDTVAAVRRRCLDQIDRLGAATPDMVHNGVEREDPSGGYSIDQIRDILQTMALDRVLEECRSTGDGEFSAVRAGRVCYRRGGAPQGGMIDGIPCGVCPRIDECSPDGVISPVTCVYYKKWLQMDF; via the coding sequence ATGCCGCCGCGCAAGCGCCCGCTGGAACCTTCCTCAGGCATGCCAGCCCAACCGGACGTCAAGCCCGCCATATCTCCGGCTTCCAAATCCACCGACGCCCCTGCTCCGACCTCCACGCCGGATGTTCAGCCCCCTGCCGCCATCCTCAACAACCTCAAGGGGCCGGAGCGGGAGGTCTATGAGCGCATCTTCGCGGCGGGTAACAAGGGCATGTCGAGCCAGGACCTCCGCTACGTGTTGAAGCTGACTGCCCCAACCCTCAACAAGCTCACCCGCGCCCTCGTCCAGCGGGGTATCCTCAAGGAGGTCACGGACGTCCGCCCCCGCGGGAAGAAGGTCTTCATGGACTTCAGCATGGAACCCTCTCCGGAGATCACCGGAGGAACCTGGTACCACAACGGTCAGCTCGATACCGACACCGTGGCGGCCGTGCGCCGCAGGTGCCTCGACCAGATTGACAGGCTCGGCGCTGCCACGCCGGACATGGTCCACAATGGCGTCGAGAGGGAAGACCCCAGCGGAGGGTACTCGATCGACCAGATCAGGGACATCCTGCAGACCATGGCGCTCGACAGGGTGCTCGAGGAGTGCAGGAGCACCGGGGATGGAGAGTTCAGCGCGGTCAGAGCCGGGAGGGTGTGCTACCGGCGGGGTGGCGCGCCGCAAGGCGGCATGATAGATGGGATTCCATGCGGGGTTTGTCCCAGGATCGATGAGTGCTCGCCGGATGGGGTCATCTCGCCGGTCACTTGTGTCTACTACAAGAAGTGGCTGCAGATGGACTTCTAG